A segment of the Coffea arabica cultivar ET-39 chromosome 8c, Coffea Arabica ET-39 HiFi, whole genome shotgun sequence genome:
TTGAGCCTCCTGTGAACAATTGCGATGACCAGCATCCCACTAACAGCCCAAACACCATAGAGAAGTATGATTTCCGTCCAATCCGTGCTTCGTTTTATTTTTTTGCGGCCTTTAGCCTTTGGGGTATAGCATATGGATTGATGTGAAATGAGCAGCCGCTAGTGTGACAATTGCTAAGTGGAGGAAGATCGACAGCAGAAACAGAGCCACTGTGTGGTTTTCTATATTGTGGCCCTTGCGACTAAGACTTACTCTTGTAAATCAATCGTTGCCATGCTTGAACGAAAGACATCTTGTGCACCACTGATTTCAAGCCTCCGGGCTTTAATTTCTTTGAGCAATTGCCCTAGATTAAGTAAGTAATTAAAATCCCAAGAAATTGTGGATGATTGAGTAACCTTTTTTCATGAATACTGGGCAGTCCGGATTCAAGAGAAGCCAGTATAACGCCTCCAGATACAGTTGCAATTCCATGTTGCGTAATATGCTAAGTAGCTAGGCCTACTAATTTTCTTCCAAGAGCAAAATTTGGAAGTGATATTATAATTATACCATGCATGCTTTCAATTACCATCCTCCCCCACCAACTTAGATTAACTCAATTCGTTTAGCATCTTCATGTTCACCTCCTTGATGGACGCGGAATGAACTGGCCACCAGTTCAAATGCCTAAAATGTGGCTCTAATGAAGACAGTTGATTGGTATGACATATTTTAGCGGCCCTGAATACAATATCAAACAATCTGTTGTTTGTATTCATCCTGTGCAATCGATTCACTCATAACTGTCGATATTAATTTGTCACAATACGCATAGATTTCTCATAGATTTATGATCAACGACGGCCTTCAAAAATTTTGTGTGTATTTCTGGATTACTAACTGCGCAGATATCACTACTTATCCACTTCTTTGATGTTTCTTGGACACTGGTGTAGTGATCTTGCTCTCCCCGTCAGTCCCCTTGTCAAAATTGCGGGGGAGTCAAGTGGATGCTGTAAAAGAATTGAGGGTGGTCAGTTTCTTGACGACTAACAAAACCACAAACTAGAATAGAATTAGTGGTTTGACAAAAACACAGATTTTCTCTGAGACAGCGAATTAAGATCAATTGTCCAGAAGAATTATAGTCTCAATTGTCAAGGACTTCCCATTCGAGAGGACAACAGCAGCAGCACAGGTTATTGGCAACAACAGAATACTTTATTGCACCGCTGAAAATTCAGCCcagaaaaacaaggaaagttaACAAGAGACCTAAACATGATCATCCATATGAAGTCATGTTCCAGTAGTACAGCACAATTCCTAATCTGATCTTAGAAGCCGAACATAACTACATATCCAAAACAGAAGATAAATCTTTCAACAGTAAAGCTGGGCCTTCCAACTTCAAACAATCTTGACCTCAACAACCTTGGGCTTCTTAGGCTCAGGAGGGGGCAATTTGTGGACGGTGACAGTCAATACCCCATCTTGGCAAACAGCAGAAATTGCGTCGGTATTGGCGTTCTCCGGCAGCACGAATTTCCTCATGAACTTGCCGACCCTCCTCTCCATCCTCACGTACCTGGCACCTTCTTTCTCCTCTTCCCTCTTCCTCTCTCCGCTGACAACCAGCACATTGTCATCCTCCACCTGAACCTTGATGTCCCCCGATTTCAACCCGGGCATATCCACAACGAACACGTAGGAATTGGGATACTCCTTCACGTCGGCAGGGGTGGCGGCCATGGCCTTGGCGTCTCGGACGTAGGTCCTTGTGGGTGCATTGGCAATCTTGTCTCCATCATCCGCGGCGTCAATTAGGTGGTGGAGGGCGTTAACCAGTGGAGCGTCTAAGCCCAGCAGTCTGACGTCCATTTTTCTCTCCGTGCTTGATGATTTGAGATGGGGATATCTTTTTTGAGAATTTTGATTCCGAAAGGGATTGAAAATGATTGCGTATTTGGTGGTTTTTTCTGGAATCTTTTTGCCTCAGTCGTGATGGTAGAAGCGATATCTCTGGCAGATATATATAGGTGGCGGAGGGTAGAAAACtggaatttggaagtttctagaagggaaaagaagaagaaggaaccACGAAATGGAAGGCTTCTAGAAAGATCTGCTTTGAATGGGTTTGAAGTTCTACCAGGTCCCAGAACGTGGCGGAATCATTTTTCATTTGGGATAATTCCGGAAACCTCTTGatttttctaacaatttcacccGGTTCTCCTTAGGTTTATGTAATTATACTTACCACCCGTAAAATAGTAAAGTACCTCTTGATTCTCTTCACTGGTAAACAATTCGCATTTTAAGgcaataaatttataaaatccTAATTTCTATCTTGCGTTTATTTTTGTTCCTCTCTTTCTAAGATATTATACAcattgtttggatagagtattatttgaaataattattgtaacgctttttgtgatgtgaaatatatgaaataaaaaggtgattgaaaatataaaaagatgaattgaaaaatgtatttatgatgcaagcgaaaaatttttctagaaaaatttgctatccaaacatagcaaaatatgttatttttttattatctttagttTTATGGATATTATCAAATTGAAATTACAAAATTAATAGAGGgagcaaattttttttcaaaatagaagaaaatgaagagatctGCGATGatagagaaataaataatgaaattgatgattgaaataaGAAGAAGCTCCAAAGATGTGGAATTTATAATATTTTGTCTATTATCaagaatttttttataaaatgtcAATAATTTTCTTAAGGATGTCTTTTATTATATTTGTAATTAATAGTTATGATTTTATTGTGGAGGTAGAATTTATTATCTATTTcttatatattaatatttttaaggaTATAGGAGTGCTGTAATGGTAGTTCTTGATTAGATTCaggatgcgtttgataaaattgaaatatgaaaactgaaatataaaatatgaaatttgaatttattaagttattgaattgatAAATATTAAATTAGATACACTTGAGTGTAtgtcacattcagtgataagtaaataacttatcacttatttttttgaGCAAGTTTTAAATAGGAAATTCAATGCCACTTAATAAATTtagatgtttaattttttattatcaaacaaaTCTAATCATATTAACttctaaatccattaaatttaagtattaaattgggttatcaaataGGGTCTAACTTGTATTGGAGAGGTGTTAGGGGCAATGAGATTTAATTTTAAGGTATAAAATTAGTTGTCAATGGGGTGAAAagatgtgtttgtgtgtgtaatTTTTTTTCGTAACAAACATTGATGTTATATATGCAATATGAAATCTTTTGAGCAGCTACTTGAATTTGTAACTAGAGTTTATGCTTGAGTAATTATTGGTAGTTAGAATAATGGATTTCTACATAGCGTGGAAGAAGGTGATAGAGGATAttgtatttttctcttttaattttgtatcTAAGGGTAATTcagaatttttgagaaaaatctaACTTATTGAACCTATATTATCATATAAAGAGAAATTTATTCGAGTAGTCACTAAACTTTTTGAATAGTTGAGTTTTGGCCACTCAACTATTAATAATACGTTTGTATCCACTAAACTATCAGAAGTGTAAATTTTGGATCACTTCGTCTAATTTTACCGTTAATTTTGTCATGTCCAACTATTAATAGTATATCTCTTGAAACGTGCGAACCCTTATATTTGACAGAAttaataatggaatcaaatgGAATGGCTCAAAGTTTATACTTTTAATAGTTCAATGGGTAAAAATATACCATGAATAATTGAATGGCCAAATTTTGACTATTCAAATAGTTCAGTGGCTGCTCAAATAATTTGCTCTTATATAAATAGTAAAAGTATGCAaattatatgtaatttttaaattttgaagggaGTTTTTTGTAACTATTAAAAATCTCAAGGGATGTTTGCCTTTTCATTTTGCACGctgattatttcttttcttgcctatttttcattttctccttATTTTTAGCTTTTTCCCCCCCTTAAGTACGGGACACAAGTTTTTATTGATGGATGCTTAGtcaaaattgtcaaaagttGATTGATTGCATGCAGTTTAGTTTCTTTTTTGTAcaagtaaaattttaaactttgcaaatgaaaattttaatttttttttgttatggaATAAAAATTTGATCGAAAGATGAACCAAACCGAAAGCAAGAGATTAAAGAGTACAAAATTTATTCCTGTACGGgatgaaacaaagaaaagaaatatggCAATTGAATCCTTTGATACCATGCTTCGGACAACACTTTTGGTGGAAAACTCTTGGTTTACTGCCTCCAGGACAATGCAGCCCAAAGACCATACTGTACCACAAGCAGCCCAAAAGAGCACAAGAAATCTTGAAAGTCAGCTGCAATATTGAGCTAACTTAACTACGCACGCTGGTAAAAAGAGTTTGGCAGCTTATGAGGCCATCAATTTCACTCATTCTCCTCCATATTAACTGACTTTAATAGGTGAATTCGACCCCTAAACACATTAGTCATGGAAGATGATTCTGGCTAGTCTAACTCTTTTAACTCTAGCAGGACAACTAATTAATCAAACTTCAATGGATACTCAAAGAAGACAACCCTCCTCCGACCTTTTTTTGGTTCCAGTCAAAGACTCTCAGAGATACATGACCAGTATATAGCCAATTATTGGTCCATCAAGCATGGGTTCAACCAGTTCTGGTGGTTACTGGTTATACGACCATGCACCCAATGCTTGAACCATTTTATCCGGGCTTCCCAATTAGATATTGAGTTTGTtcggataagagtttatttggatgatttatttgagatatttactgttgcactttttgtgatgtgatgtgtgtgaaataaaaagataattgggaagataaaaggtgattgggatttgtgagacaaaattttttttttccaaattctctctatccaaacaaactcatgtGAGAAGAATTTACGACTTCAACAAACAAACGTTTTGAATGCGATGATTTATTATATCTTGTGcagaagaaaaaatatattataatgatttgatatatgtgaggtaaaaaaaaattaataaatgtgTTCAtggaaaactttaaaaaaatttttggagaaaaattacaatccaaacagaggaTAATTTATTACGGCCGTATATGGAGAATAGGATTCAGAGTTTGATTTATTCATTGCTCAAACTTGAAATTAATATGTGGTAGTAAAATGGATACCCTGAAACTTTAATTAATGGCGTTACATTACACTGTTTAAATGCAAAATGACAACTTTTAGGCAATCCACACCACACAACACCAAATTGCTTGCTTGGCGTGACTATTAATTGTCCAATTGGCATTGGGAAAGCTAACAAGCACCACACATGAGCAGCAGCTGTATCAAGTCAACTACTACTAAGGATTGCCGTGGGCATCTGCAGCTGAGCCTGAATCCCGAGGTTGAGGTTGAGGTTCTCCTACATAATTAAGCTGTACTGCGGTTTCCTTCTTGAGCCTCTTCCAAACAACTGCGATAACCAGTATCCCACTAACAGCCCAAACACCTTCGAGAAGTATGGTTTCCGTCCAATGCGTGCTTCGTTTTGATTTGAGGCCTTTAGGGCATAGCATATGGATTGATGTGAAATAAGCAGTCGCCAGTGCGAGAATTGCTAGGTGGAGGAGCATCGACAGCAGAAGCAGAGCCAGCCATCCAGTAAAATCACAGATGGTGATGATGATTGTCGACAGAGCTGCCAGAAAGGATATTTGGCTTGAGGAAACGAAAAGCTGATATCTCTGGGGATGGGTGTGTGCCATTACAGCTTCTCCTGCTCTGCGTGGATTACCATGTGAATCTGCTATTAGGTCGTCTTGCCAAACTCCTCCCGGAGGGCTAATTGCAGCCTGAAAAGCCATTGTCGCAATAATTGAGCATGCCACCTGTATCCAACTACGATTCTCCCGTACTAAATCCTGTAATCCTGTAGAAAAGTCGCTTGTCTTGGCGGCAGCAACTTTGAGACATCGTGCAATTTCCGAATTGATATTGCAAAGTCCGCGTAAGACGTCTACCGCTGATTTTCCATTTGCGTCCCTGGCATTCACTTTTACTCCGATCTTCTGCAATATGTACTTCACAGTCtgcatgcaaattttttttttcagcttgtTTGTTAGACTGGCTAATTAAGGACTCATAACCAAGTACACAAACTAGACCAATTAACCACGTTAAGGTCAGAAGTAGCCAAATTTCCAATTGTGTATTTATGTGATTGGATTTGATAAAATAGATTGCTAGCAATTTAAAGTTTCATTCGGGATCACTGCAGTAAAATTTTGCGCCAAACAAAACTGGATCACAATTTCAATTAAGCCAACGTGATTTTAAACTTGTTAAAACTGTGCAGTTCTTGGAAAAGGTTTTAGAAAAATTTAATGCTAATTTCTGTttcaaaatttgttttgaaaagaTTGGAAACTTTATTACTTAGTATCTGAAAATCGCTTCTTGGAATTTTTGTCTTTCAGAGTAACTCTTAATCCAAAAGAAGATgtaacatttttctttttttctggaCTAGTGCAATTTATGCACTCAACTTAGCCTGTCTTGTCTCCGTGTGCTTGGATGGTTAGGTGTGATCAATTTCCAGAGAAggagaacaaaatgaaaaagtaggtaaaattgaaagaacaaaagaaatttgcttGACGGGGAATAATATTATATCCTtgtttgacccaaaaaaaaaaaagggaagagaatAATTGCTATACCTTTGTTATTGTTCATTTTTACCACAAAATCCTTCtcaacaaaaattagaaaaacaaaaagcattacaaaagataaaagggaaaaaaatgaaataaaaaacttatctataaaaaaatgaaaaaagaaagaaaaattttttttacctcATGTTGCTCATAGTTTATGGCCAGGTGCAATATGTTCATGCCATCCTCattttttgcattcacaaactctGGATATTTTACTATGTCGACAAGCGTCTTCAATGCTTCCAGCTGATTGTGTTTGACGCAGAGGTGCAAAATGGTTCCCCCGCCGTCTGTCTTCTCTAGAGCTGCTTGAAATACCTGCAAGACTGCCACTCTTCCATACATGGCAGCAAGATGCAAAGGGTTTCTGCCATCTCGATCACGGGCCAAACACATAGAATGAGCAGAATTGGCTTGAGATCCTGCATCAAGTAGCCCTTGCAAGATTTCCAATCTGCCATACATGGCAGCAAGATGTAAAGGGTTTCTGCCATCTTGATCACGGGCCAAACACATAAGATAAGCAAAATCAACTTGTAAGATTGCTTTTACAAAATCTACATGGCCCAATATTGCTGCTATGTGAAGAGGATTCTTATCCTCGCACTTCAAAGCAGCTTTAGCAAGAGCAAGTGGATCTTCTTGAAGCAACTGACAAAGAGCGGTAACATCTCCTTCCAATGCTGCATCACAAAGCCTCCTGTCCATTTGTCACCCTCCAGTCCCCTGTTTTGTGGTCTTAACCTAAGTTGTTTCACGACGCAGCAAAAGATTTATTACTACAATATATGGGGTGGCAGTCCCGATTGAGTTGTA
Coding sequences within it:
- the LOC140004074 gene encoding uncharacterized protein, which translates into the protein MDRRLCDAALEGDVTALCQLLQEDPLALAKAALKCEDKNPLHIAAILGHVDFVKAILQVDFAYLMCLARDQDGRNPLHLAAMYGRLEILQGLLDAGSQANSAHSMCLARDRDGRNPLHLAAMYGRVAVLQVFQAALEKTDGGGTILHLCVKHNQLEALKTLVDIVKYPEFVNAKNEDGMNILHLAINYEQHETVKYILQKIGVKVNARDANGKSAVDVLRGLCNINSEIARCLKVAAAKTSDFSTGLQDLVRENRSWIQVACSIIATMAFQAAISPPGGVWQDDLIADSHGNPRRAGEAVMAHTHPQRYQLFVSSSQISFLAALSTIIITICDFTGWLALLLLSMLLHLAILALATAYFTSIHMLCPKGLKSKRSTHWTETILLEGVWAVSGILVIAVVWKRLKKETAVQLNYVGEPQPQPRDSGSAADAHGNP
- the LOC113706996 gene encoding 17.3 kDa class II heat shock protein-like, yielding MDVRLLGLDAPLVNALHHLIDAADDGDKIANAPTRTYVRDAKAMAATPADVKEYPNSYVFVVDMPGLKSGDIKVQVEDDNVLVVSGERKREEEKEGARYVRMERRVGKFMRKFVLPENANTDAISAVCQDGVLTVTVHKLPPPEPKKPKVVEVKIV